One Ogataea parapolymorpha DL-1 chromosome VI, whole genome shotgun sequence DNA window includes the following coding sequences:
- a CDS encoding Alpha-1,2-mannosyltransferase, responsible for addition of the first alpha-1,2-linked mannose — MVLTLVAWSLLPRRSRRGLSYYEQQLQSSSLSRPFSGLRAGEAGLDGLLEYEQSLSELRNSQGPQPVRYVGVAKTDTEILRNTQFQKHFKDIWATILANKPRAGFELAPGMAAGSGMPLDVLVKREYGAYKAVNVAMHDTVGVPLLSEEYLLNCLKVPPEMVADLAASHKNVVRDLPASYPDGLYEGRGIVFIGGGKFSWLSLLGIENLRATGSKLPVELIFPTEAEYEEMLCEKVLPDLNAKCVLLTERVPEFRKHKYTIRGYQYKSLALLVSSFEQVLFLDSDNVPVANPDAIFVSEPFTSHGMVTWPDFWRRVTHPTYYKLVDRELGNEQVRNNIDDVTPNRYYARDPGHAFSSVPLHDRAGALPDPSSESGQIAVDKRTHLRALLLALYYNYYGPQQYYPLFSQGGAGEGDKETFVAAAQHFGLPFYHVRKAVDVIGYWQLQPEEHYTGVGMIQYDPVVDYKLVAAYKDWFSAREKEHERRQASFVGRLRDWWAGEVVYDPARTFTGWFNKTNSRPMFVHSNFPKLDPVSLRKDDFLFVTNGGARKRVRMYSDQSGLDFDYELRQWQFIKKHFCDKAIDLNYLRVAGVTSLDYCDFIEQELEFLENSQHLINIRNATT; from the coding sequence ATGGTTCTGACGTTGGTTGCCTGGTCGTTGCTGCCCCGCCGGAGTCGCCGAGGACTCAGTTATTACGAGCAACAGCTCCAGtcttccagcttgagcCGGCCTTTTTCCGGGCTGCGGGCCGGCGAGGCGGGTCTGGACGGACTTTTGGAGTACGAACAGAGCCTGAGTGAGCTGCGCAACTCTCAAGGGCCGCAACCGGTGCGCTACGTGGGGGTCGCCAAAACAGACACAGAAATCCTGCGCAACACgcagttccagaaacattTCAAGGACATCTGGGCCACAATTCTCGCCAACAAGCCCAGGGCCGGGTTCGAGCTCGCACCGGGCATGGCTGCCGGCTCGGGCATGCCGCTTGACGTGCTGGTAAAACGCGAATACGGCGCGTACAAGGCGGTCAATGTCGCCATGCACGACACCGTGGGCGTCCCGCTGCTCAGCGAGGAGTACCTGCTGAACTGTCTCAAGGTGCCGCCCGAAATGGTGGCTGATTTGGCCGCATCACACAAGAATGTGGTCAGAGACCTGCCCGCGTCATATCCGGACGGCCTCTACGAGGGCAGAGGCATTGTATTTATTGGCGGCGGAAAATTCTCGTGGCTGTCGCTGCTCGGGATTGAGAACTTGCGCGCCACGGGCTCGAAGTTGCCCGTCGAACTAATCTTCCCCACGGAAGCCGAGTACGAAGAAATGCTCTGCGAAAAAGTGCTGCCCGACCTCAACGCCAAGTGCGTGCTGCTCACAGAGCGCGTGCCCGAGTTTCGCAAACACAAATACACAATCAGAGGCTACCAGTACAAAAGCctggcgctgctggtgtCCTCTTTTGAACAGgtgctgtttttggactcAGATAACGTGCCGGTAGCCAACCCGGACGCGATTTTCGTGTCCGAGCCGTTTACGTCGCACGGGATGGTCACGTGGCCCGACTTCTGGCGCCGCGTCACACATCCAACCTACTACAAACTCGTCGACCGCGAGCTCGGCAACGAACAGGTGCGCAACAACATCGACGATGTGACGCCAAACAGATACTATGCACGTGACCCTGGTCACGCGTTCTCGAGCGTGCCGTTGCACGACCGCGCTGGGGCACTCCCTGACCCCTCGAGCGAGTCGGGCCAGATCGCCGTGGACAAGCGCACGCACCTCCGCGCGCTGCTGTTGGCGCTATATTACAACTACTACGGACCACAGCAGTACTATCCGTTGTTCTCGCAGGGCGGGGCTGGCGAGGGCGACAAGGAGACCTTTGTGGCCGCAGCGCAGCATTTTGGACTGCCCTTCTACCATGTGCGCAAGGCTGTTGATGTGATTGGCTACTGGCAACTCCAGCCCGAGGAGCACTACACGGGAGTCGGCATGATTCAGTACGATCCGGTGGTGGACTACAAATTGGTAGCAGCGTACAAAGACTGGTTTTCAGCTCGCGAAAAGGAGCACGAGCGACGTCAAGCGTCGTTTGTCGGTCGCTTGCGCGACTGGTGGGCCGGAGAAGTGGTGTACGACCCTGCCCGAACGTTCACTGGCTGGTTCAACAAGACGAACAGCCGGCCGATGTTTGTGCACTCGAACTTCCCGAAACTGGACCCGGTGAGTCTGCGCAAGGACGACTTCCTGTTTGTGACGAACGGTGGCGCGCGCAAACGGGTTCGCATGTACAGCGACCAGTCTGGGCTGGACTTTGACTATGAGTTGCGCCAATGGCAGTTCATCAAGAAACACTTCTGCGACAAGGCCATCGATCTCAACTATCTGCGTGTTGCCGGCGTGACGTCGCTGGACTACTGCGACTTCATTGAGCAAGAACTGgagtttcttgaaaatTCCCAGCACCTGATTAATATCCGCAACGCTACCACTTag
- a CDS encoding Outward-rectifier potassium channel TOK1, with the protein MSGDQGTQESLQEDGFVDSVFRSLTERTMEEPAPIERMTSRIQQYYDSLLNNADWNVANLEVRPGHPTFVVWFVLSSYFPLICGCLGPLSNLLSVAAVICNWKEDKATGKPAGADESWCYTVNTISMVCGVAANICLLLNYRRKMNYHYAQIVSIAGWFVASIMLMLLVAIYHVEFLRHEHYVRYSYSYGFWFAVFTVLLHFANFVLLSLNILGVLLKKYPPVFNIDGVQNTLILQSMFFVTWVMWGAGMFTALLHVSYGEALYFSITTILTIGLGDFVPQTSGAQTLTLLWCIVGLVAFGLIISTIRELVMFSSASTFYWHHLQMFRSLELKNAPPNLSKQESFNRMKNASRKAMRYERVLSTIAILTTWTAFWLLGSLLFTVYEGWAYHLSCYFAFLCFVTIGYGVPAPTTSGGRSFFCVWAIAAIPVMTILVMNIGDFIFSSLETIQNLSMLRKTNVSHLDDSDPHEAILHHLLDLKKASNIDIFTTKEYLSASSFATELASYNDPSYHHPEHSELAALRKHANIATHESLKPRFRKQNDPLLSKMSQLQQIIIELRKSTLLSNIKPDFKYSFQDWSQFLSLTDLDTGSEFWLSEKSPFGFPNDEPLYFTYHFLHALDRKLHELALQYDQMN; encoded by the coding sequence ATGAGCGGAGACCAGGGTACACAGGAATCGCTCCAGGAGGACGGGTTTGTCGACTCGGTTTTCCGCTCGCTGACGGAACGCACCATGGAGGAGCCCGCTCCTATCGAGCGCATGACTTCCCGGATACAACAGTACTACGACAGCCTGCTTAACAACGCCGACTGGAACGTGGCAAACCTGGAAGTGCGGCCTGGACACCCGACGTTTGTGGTCTGGTTCGTGCTTTCGTCGTATTTCCCGCTGATTTGCGGCTGTCTCGGCCCGCTATCGAACCTGCTTTCTGTGGCAGCCGTGATTTGCAATTGGAAGGAGGACAAGGCCACGGGCAAGCCCGCAGGTGCAGACGAAAGCTGGTGCTACACGGTGAACACGATCTCCATGGTGTGCGGGGTGGCGGCGAATATTtgcctgctgctgaacTACCGCAGAAAAATGAACTACCACTATGCCCAAATAGTATCCATCGCAGGCTGGTTTGTGGCCAGCATCATGCTCATGCTCCTGGTAGCCATCTACCATGTGGAATTTCTTCGCCACGAGCATTATGTGAGGTATTCCTATTCTTACGGGTTCTGGTTTGCGGTGTTCACGGTGCTGCTACATTTTGCCAACTTTGTGCTGCTCAGTCTCAACATACTCGGCgtgctgctgaaaaagtACCCGCCGGTGTTCAACATTGACGGCGTGCAGAATACGCTCATCTTGCAGAGCATGTTCTTTGTGACCTGGGTGATGTGGGGGGCCGGCATGTTCACGGCGCTGCTGCACGTGTCGTACGGCGAGGCCCTGTACTTTTCGATAACCACAATTCTCACCATCGGTCTCGGTGACTTTGTTCCGCAAACCAGCGGTGCACAGACACTCACTCTGCTTTGGTGTATTGTCGGGCTGGTCGCGTTCGGGCTCATTATCTCGACCATCAGGGAACTGGTCATGTTCTCGTCTGCCTCCACGTTCTACTGGCACCATCTACAGATGTTCCGCAGCCtcgagctgaaaaatgcgCCGCCAAACCTCTCGAAGCAGGAGAGTTTCAACCGCATGAAAAATGCCAGTAGAAAAGCAATGCGATATGAACGCGTCTTGAGCACGATAGCAATCCTCACCACTTGGACGGCGTTCTGGCTCCTGGGCTCTTTGCTGTTCACCGTGTACGAAGGCTGGGCGTACCATCTCAGCTGCTACTTTGCATTCCTGTGCTTTGTCACGATCGGATACGGCGTTCCAGCCCCGACCACGAGCGGCGGCCGGTcatttttctgtgtgtGGGCAATTGCAGCAATCCCAGTTATGACCATCCTAGTTATGAACATTGGAGATTTCATTTTCAGCTCGCTCGAGACAATACAGAACCTTAGTATGCTGCGCAAAACAAACGTGTCGCACTTGGACGACTCAGACCCCCACGAGGCGAtcctccaccacctgctggacctgaaaaaagcTTCCAACATCGACATTTTCACCACAAAAGAGTACCTTTCTGCCTCCTCATTCGCTACCGAGCTGGCAAGTTATAATGACCCCAGTTATCATCATCCCGAGCACAGCGAACTAGCTGCTCTGCGCAAACATGCAAACATCGCCACGCATGAATCACTAAAGCCTCGTTTCCGCAAGCAAAACGATCCGCtgctctccaaaatgagCCAGCTACAGCAAATAATCATCGAATTGCGCAAATCCACCCTTTTGTCCAACATAAAGCCCGACTTCAAGTACTCATTCCAGGACTGGAGCCAGTTCCTCTCTCTGACCGACCTGGACACGGGCTCCGAGTTCTGGCTGAGCGAAAAGTCGCCGTTTGGGTTCCCCAATGACGAACCTCTCTACTTCACGTAccattttctccatgcCCTGGACCGCAAATTGCACGAGCTGGCGTTGCAATATGACCAAATGAACTAA
- a CDS encoding histone H3 — MARLNKHKPVSTTPKTPKMGSSTSFKNSPASIKKTPSKSSDTPKVKAGSTLSSGLARNQPGDPTEIKTQKKRFKPGTVALREIRRFQKSTELLIRKLPFARLVREIVQDEFGTSTYRWQSVAVLALQEAVEAYLVHLFEDTNLCALHAKRVTIMQKDIHLARRLRGD; from the coding sequence ATGGCCAGGTTAAATAAGCACAAGCCGGTGTCGACAACGCCAAAGACGCCCAAGATGGGCTCCAGCACAAGCTTTAAGAATTCGCCAGCCAGTATCAAGAAAACACcgtcaaaaagctctgACACGCCAAAGGTAAAGGCGGGCTCGACGTTGAGCTCTGGGCTCGCGAGAAACCAGCCAGGCGACCCGACAGAAATCAAAACgcagaaaaaaagattCAAGCCCGGAACTGTGGCCTTGCGCGAGATCAGAAGGTTCCAGAAGTCCACAGAGCTGCTTATCAGGAAACTCCCCTTTGCCAGACTCGTCAGAGAAATCGTCCAGGACGAGTTCGGAACAAGCACCTACAGATGGCAGTCGGTCGCAGTGCTGGCGTTGCAGGAAGCCGTCGAGGCGTATCTTGTGCATCTTTTTGAGGATACCAACCTGTGCGCGCTCCACGCGAAGCGAGTCACCATCATGCAGAAAGACATCCATCTTGCCAGGAGATTGCGGGGGGATTGA
- a CDS encoding actin, translating into MPSFREDNFLIVQPGSQNTLVRFGIEDVLSPPAYSIPTKVYKNAQDTAYYTIKPQDESLAVYPIVKGEIVDVHGLNFLFKCIARSILKDHPVLLLNSIAFTLVQTSNRWSNETIEMITKYVFETLQFGAFSIVPASLCSMFSYGSLANACVVDIGYEKTEITPILDYQVYIPGIKIIDKGGNSINDRLGKILPDLTSDQVEMLKRSAIFEVLSEEDAKNSFFGAEQLVEKKEEDDGVLDVAAIVTSDKPTREILAEKEKEKRKSGKAAAESKPNSELETNTFVDGEGNVVSVGKERFQGCTDLIESIGAAIHRTLSKITDLKRAQECYDNLILVGQTSKIIGFKEALVVHLYRNFVVGQGATSAQGGAFRDTNNMIQDLNLIQVPKHVKLLSRPDYFSEWKKTGFEDCSFLGAQILAKQVFNSHAVGGSFLREDYMEKGPIGIWHNRL; encoded by the coding sequence ATGCCTTCGTTTAGAGAGGACAATTTCCTGATAGTCCAGCCGGGCTCGCAGAATACGCTCGTGCGATTTGGGATTGAGGATGTACTTAGTCCGCCTGCGTACAGTATTCCCACGAAAGTATACAAAAATGCACAGGACACAGCGTACTACACCATCAAGCCTCAGGACGAGTCGCTCGCTGTGTATCCCATTGTGAAAGGCGAGATTGTCGATGTTCACGGGCTAAATTTCCTGTTCAAATGTATTGCTCGCTCAATTCTCAAAGACCACCCGGTTTTGCTCCTCAACAGCATCGCCTTCACGCTGGTGCAGACCTCCAACAGATGGTCGAACGAGACGATCGAGATGATCACTAAGTACGTTTTTGAAACTCTGCAATTTGGGGCCTTTTCCATAGTGCCTGCCTCGCTGTGCTCAATGTTCTCGTACGGGTCTCTGGCCAATGCTTGTGTTGTTGACATTGGCTACGAGAAGACAGAGATCACGCCGATCCTGGACTACCAGGTGTACATTCCGGGAATAAAAATCATCGACAAGGGCGGAAACAGTATAAACGATAGATTGGGCAAAATTCTGCCAGACCTGACGAGCGATCAGGTGGAAATGCTGAAGCGGTCAGCGATTTTTGAAGTTTTGAGTGAGGAGGACGCCAAGAACTCGTTCTTCGGCgccgagcagctggtggagaaaaaagaggaggacgacggcGTACTGGACGTCGCGGCAATTGTGACGAGCGACAAGCCGACCAGGGAAATCCTGgccgagaaggagaaggagaagcgCAAGAGCGGCAAGGCGGCGGCAGAGTCGAAGCCTAACAGCGAGCTTGAGACTAACACGTTTGTGGATGGCGAGGGTAATGTTGTGAGCGTGGGCAAGGAGCGGTTCCAAGGCTGCACTGACCTGATTGAGAGTATTGGAGCGGCCATCCATCGCACACTgtcgaaaatcacagatCTCAAAAGGGCACAGGAATGCTACGACAATTTGATCCTAGTAGGCCAGACAAGCAAAATCATCGGATTCAAGGAGGCGCTAGTGGTGCATCTGTACCGCAATTTTGTGGTCGGACAGGGTGCTACGTCTGCCCAAGGCGGAGCGTTCCGCGACACAAATAACATGATTCAGGACCTGAACCTAATCCAGGTGCCAAAACACGTCAAGCTACTGAGTCGTCCGGACTACTTTTCTGAGTGGAAAAAGACCGGATTCGAGGACTGCTCGTTTCTGGGCGCACAGATACTCGCAAAACAGGTGTTCAACTCGCACGCTGTCGGGGGCTCCTTCCTGCGCGAGGACTACATGGAAAAGGGCCCGATTGGTATTTGGCACAACAGGTTGTAG
- a CDS encoding Protein transport protein SEC23 translates to MSFEAYEDLTGLRFAWNALPQSKNDAKNYVVPFSCLYQPLRPMESPLLLNGPPISCRGCRALLNPYCQPDLQSRTWTCSLCRLRNQFAHELADLPFEARPEAVNYEYILPPLATQQPYVFLFVVDLCLEPENLAALKESLLVAMNLIPPDALVGFITFGKNVNVHEIGHQDSSSSYCFNGQKSYNADQIEKTLGVLSGDLKAHRRPVQNQPEMPLNPASRFIQQLAMCEFQLTTLIESLTPDSFPVEKYHRNQRATGAALNVAINLLSSTFAKSGARLMLFTGGPCTYGPGKIVDTALKNPIRSHSDLQKDPAMLKQYKKSAKFYEELAAIASKAGHTVDIFVGSYDQVGLAEMECLMHRSGGTAIQSDGFSTAIFKQSLQRFFNRTPAGTLEFGLNATLEIKTTNNLKLSGIVGHVTALKHKTPFVADKEIGVGGTDTWKLGGVSVHSTYGVYFEPVIEVSQPFGIIQFITSYQHSDGTRRLHVTTSHQPSLQPGQNLIDFFDQEAAAVLVAREALYKVLRDNSTDAIRWCDKILVDLCSKFGTYKVGDPRSLVLSQNLNLFPQFMYHLRRSNFIQIFNSSPDETAFYRHCFLTEECMNSLIMIQPTLTSFEIEKEPEPVLLDSLSIRPDRILLLDTFFHLLIFHGSQIAEWRRQGYQDLPDYEYFKEFLNQPRVEAADILVDRFPLPRFIDTEEGGSQARFLMSKLNPTTSYKNGDDLHILANGQTDSGAVILTDDVSLQTFMEHVNNAVVKPT, encoded by the coding sequence ATGTCTTTTGAAGCGTACGAAGACTTGACGGGGCTGCGGTTTGCGTGGAACGCGCTGCCGCAGTCTAAGAACGACGCCAAAAACTACGTCGTGCCGTTCTCTTGTCTGTACCAGCCGCTCAGACCTATGGAGAGTCCACTCTTGTTAAATGGACCTCCCATCTCCTGTCGTGGGTGCCGGGCGCTGCTGAACCCGTACTGTCAGCCTGACCTGCAGAGCAGAACGTGGACATGCTCGCTATGTCGGCTGCGCAACCAGTTTGCTCATGAGCTCGCCGACCTGCCATTCGAAGCTCGTCCCGAAGCCGTCAATTACGAGTACATATTGCCGCCGCTGGCCACCCAGCAGCCCTATGTGTTCCTTTTTGTCGTGGATCTGTGCCTGGAACCAGAAAACCTCGCTGCCCTGAAGGAAAGCCTGCTGGTGGCAATGAACTTGATTCCTCCAGATGCCCTGGTTGGCTTTATCACGTTTGGAAAAAATGTCAACGTCCACGAGATCGGCCATCAGgactcgagctcgagctaCTGTTTTAATGGGCAGAAAAGCTATAATGCAGACCAAATAGAGAAAACTCTGGGCGTGCTTTCTGGAGACCTCAAAGCGCACAGGAGACCCGTCCAGAATCAGCCTGAAATGCCGCTAAACCCTGCCAGCAGGTtcatccagcagctggccatGTGCGAGTTTCAACTCACCACTTTAATTGAGTCGCTTACCCCAGACTCGTTCCCTGTCGAGAAATACCATAGGAACCAGCGTGCCACGGGAGCTGCGTTGAACGTGGCCATCAACCTGCTCTCGTCCACGTTCGCCAAGTCTGGTGCCCGTTTGATGCTGTTTACGGGAGGCCCCTGCACATACGGCCCGGGCAAAATCGTGGACACCgctttgaaaaatccaATCAGATCGCACAGCGATCTGCAAAAAGACCCGGCCATGCTCAAGCAATACAAAAAATCGGCAAAATTCTACGAAGAGCTGGCAGCCATCGCGTCCAAAGCAGGCCACACAGTGGACATATTTGTCGGCTCCTACGACCAGGTCGGCCTTGCCGAAATGGAGTGTCTCATGCACAGATCGGGAGGCACGGCGATCCAGAGCGACGGGTTCTCGACGGCCATTTTTAAACAGTCTCTGCAAAGATTCTTCAACCGCACACCCGCAGGCACGCTCGAGTTCGGCCTCAACGCCACGCTCGAGATCAAAACCACAAATAACCTCAAGCTCAGTGGTATTGtcggtcacgtgaccgcGCTCAAGCACAAGACGCCGTTTGTGGCGGACAAGGAGATTGGCGTGGGCGGGACGGACACGTGGAAGCTAGGCGGAGTCTCTGTGCATTCGACCTACGGTGTGTATTTCGAGCCTGTCATTGAGGTTAGCCAACCGTTCGGGATCATACAATTTATCACCAGCTACCAGCATTCGGACGGCACGCGTAGACTGCATGTGACCACCAGTCACCAGCCAAGTCTGCAACCGGGACAGAATTTGATTGACTTTTTCGACCAGGAGGCTGCCGCTGTGCTGGTTGCTCGTGAAGCACTGTATAAGGTGCTGAGAGACAACTCCACGGACGCCATTCGGTGGTGCGACAAGATTTTGGTGGACCTGTGTTCCAAGTTTGGAACCTACAAAGTGGGCGATCCGCGGTCGTTGGTGCTGTCTCAGAATTTGAACCTCTTTCCGCAGTTCATGTACCATCTGAGACGGTCCAATTTCATCCAAATCTTCAACTCGTCGCCGGACGAAACGGCGTTCTACAGACACTGTTTCCTGACGGAGGAGTGCATGAACTCGCTCATCATGATTCAGCCGACGTTGACATCGTTTGAGATCGAgaaagagccagagccagtgTTGTTGGATTCGCTGTCGATCAGACCAGACAGGATCCTGCTCCTGGACACGTTTTTCCATCTATTAATATTCCATGGCTCCCAAATAGCAGAGTGGAGAAGACAGGGGTACCAAGACCTGCCGGACTACGAGTACTTCAAGGAGTTCCTGAATCAGCCTCGGGTGGAAGCTGCAGACATCCTTGTTGACCGGTTCCCACTGCCGCGATTTATCGACACCGAGGAAGGCGGGTCGCAGGCGAGGTTTTTGATGTCGAAGCTGAACCCAACAACGTCGTACAAAAACGGCGACGACTTGCACATTCTGGCAAACGGCCAGACGGACAGCGGCGCCGTGATCCTCACCGACGACGTGAGTTTACAAACGTTCATGGAACACGTCAATAACGCGGTGGTGAAGCCGACCTAG
- a CDS encoding Class E vacuolar protein-sorting machinery protein HSE1 produces the protein MSLKESIDKATSAELTEDDFGLLLDVVDIVKSDADTNIEESVNIIKTKLESNNANVILRSVSLLDFLAENCGAMMRGQIAKRSFVNNYLVKLVNDPKMHNSIKYAVIKEIYKLSKSFKGDESLRAMEDSFKELQKKYLYLCQQAVSEVDGTPKPAGGEEDEELSKAIEMSLRETGPPFSERQSTSVAEQPLNVPSAAPEYAQAPAPAPVPAPEKVRALYDLQSNDDDTLSFKKDDIIVVVEKVNDDWIRGCLNGNLGIVPVNYVEKVPQATERELAELVTLLDNSFNVEVLLSKLIDLKTRVASQPISSQEFESILIRDQIPGKLDQLSQTRETLRQILDLYKLKVLELQSMQKNVDASVELYHQLLREAKNSQPLPSPNPTTFGFNPQQSQYQIQSPPF, from the coding sequence ATGTCCTTGAAAGAGAGCATAGACAAGGCCACGTCGGCCGAGCTGACCGAGGACGATTTCGGGCTATTGCTGGACGTCGTCGACATCGTCAAGAGCGACGCCGACACCAACATCGAGGAGTCTgtcaacatcatcaaaacCAAGCTGGAATCCAACAACGCCAACGTTATTCTGCGCAGTGTGTCGCTGTTGGACTTTTTGGCCGAGAACTGCGGCGCCATGATGCGCGGCCAGATCGCCAAGCGGTCTTTCGTCAACAATTACCTTGTCAAGCTGGTGAACGACCCGAAAATGCACAATTCCATCAAGTACGCTgtcatcaaggagatctACAAGCTAAGCAAGAGTTTCAAGGGCGACGAGTCGCTGCGTGCGATGGAGGACAGTTTCAAGGAGCTTCAGAAGAAGTATCTGTATTTGTGCCAGCAGGCTGTTTCTGAGGTTGATGGCACTCCGAAGCCTGCTGGTggcgaggaggacgaggagcttAGCAAGGCGATTGAGATGTCGCTGAGGGAGACGGGCCCGCCGTTCAGCGAACGCCAGAGCACGTCCGTGGCTGAGCAGCCGTTGAACGTGCCTTCTGCCGCGCCAGAATACGCCCAAGCTCCAGCCCCTGCCCCAGTTCCGGCCCCAGAAAAGGTGCGTGCTTTGTATGATCTGCAGtcgaacgacgacgacacgCTATCGTTCAAGAAAGATGACATCATCGTCGTGGTTGAGAAGGTCAACGACGACTGGATTCGAGGCTGTCTGAACGGAAACCTGGGCATTGTGCCTGTGAATTACGTCGAGAAGGTTCCGCAGGCCACAGAGCGCGAGTTAGCTGAGCTGGTGACGCTACTGGATAACTCGTTCAACGtggaggtgctgctgtCAAAACTGATCGATCTGAAGACGCGAGTGGCCTCGCAGCCGATCTCCAGCCAGGAGTTCGAAAGCATATTGATTAGAGACCAGATCCCGGGCAAGCTCGACCAGCTCAGCCAAACAAGAGAAACTCTGCGCCAAATATTGGATTTGTACAAGCTGAAGGTGTTGGAGCTGCAAAGTATGCAGAAAAACGTCGACGCGAGTGTCGAGCTGtaccaccagctgctgagGGAGGCGAAAAATAGCCAGCCGCTGCCGTCACCGAATCCGACCACGTTCGGGTTCAATCCCCAGCAGAGCCAGTACCAGATTCAATCTCCGCCTTTTTAG
- a CDS encoding Purine-cytosine permease FCY2: protein MAPDPEKKIDESLSDEPFVQETSEVEKTRLSGFYANIMSMFHGETRGIEMIPVQEKTQTSLWTCASMWLSANMVIATFNIGCLSYGVFGLDFGTSVLAIIFFNLLGAIPVAFFSVHGAKFGLRQMVLSRYLVGDIAMRIFAFINVVACVGWGAVNIMASAQLLNIVNNHALPAWAGCLIIIILTIIVTFFGYNVIHAYEKWSWIPNVVAFIAIIARLSIDDVFVAGIPNDDGTYTTWGSGETFAGSVLSFGGTIFGFAAGWTTYAADYTTYMKPNSNPYRIFFSVLGGLCLPLIFTMILGAAAVTGIKTNQTYADLYSEYSVGGLVYAILVEHSLHRFGEFLCVLLALSTVCNNLPNMYSIALGAQAFWSPLAKVPRVVWTVVGNCLTLAICIPAYYHFESVVENFMNIIGYYLAIYDAISLSEHFFYLKGFSGYNMEIYNNKKLLNPGYAGAFAFCCGAAGTAIGMDQTWYAGVIGRKIGKFGAEIGFELAFGFAFIAYNVTRPLERKYFGR, encoded by the coding sequence ATGGCCCCAGACCCTGAGaagaagatcgacgagtcgctgAGCGACGAGCCTTTCGTCCAAGAGACCTCCGAGGTGGAGAAGACCAGACTCTCTGGCTTCTACGCCAACATCATGAGCATGTTCCATGGTGAAACGAGAGGCATTGAAATGATTCCCGTGCAAGAAAAAACCCAAACCTCTCTTTGGACCTGTGCGTCCATGTGGCTCTCGGCCAACATGGTGATCGCCACTTTCAACATTGGATGTTTGTCCTATGGTGTTTTTGGCCTTGACTTTGGAACCTCTGTTCTGGccattattttcttcaatCTCTTGGGTGCCATTCCAGTGGCCTTCTTCTCTGTCCACGGAGCCAAATTTGGTCTCAGACAGATGGTGCTTTCGAGGTACCTTGTCGGAGATATTGCCATGCGGATTTTCGCCTTCATCAACGTCGTTGCCTGCGTTGGTTGGGGTGCCGTGAACATTATGGCTTCTGcccagctgctcaacatcgTCAACAACCATGCTCTACCAGCGTGGGCCGGGTGTTTGATCATCATCATCCTGACCATTATCGTCACCTTTTTCGGCTACAACGTCATCCACGCGTACGAGAAATGGTCCTGGATCCCTAACGTTGTCGCTTTCATCGCCATCATCGCCAGACTGTCCATCGACGATGTCTTCGTGGCGGGCATTCCTAACGACGACGGAACTTATACTACCTGGGGCTCCGGCGAAACTTTCGCCGGTAGCGTGCTCTCCTTTGGAGGTACCATTTTCGGATTCGCTGCCGGATGGACCACATACGCCGCCGACTACACTACCTACATGAAGCCAAACTCCAACCCATACAGAATCTTCTTCTCTGTGCTGGGTGGCCTGTGTCTTCCTCTGATTTTCACCATGATTCTGGGTGCTGCTGCCGTCACCGGTATCAAGACCAACCAGACCTACGCCGATTTGTACAGCGAGTACTCGGTTGGTGGACTGGTGTACGCCATTCTTGTCGAGCACTCGCTTCACAGGTTTGGAGAATTTTTGTGTGTGCTGCTTGCTCTCTCGACCGTCTGCAACAATCTGCCAAATATGTACTCCATCGCTCTAGGAGCCCAGGCTTTCTGGTCGCCTTTGGCCAAAGTGCCAAGAGTCGTTTGGACTGTTGTTGGAAACTGTCTTACCCTTGCCATTTGTATCCCGGCATACTACCACTTCGAATCTGTTGTTGAGAACTTCATGAACATCATTGGATACTACCTGGCTATCTACGACGCCATCTCCCTTTCTGAGCACTTCTTCTACCTGAAGGGCTTCAGCGGCTACAACATGGAGATCTACAACAATAAGAAGCTTCTGAATCCAGGATACGCCGGTGCGTTCGCTTTCTGCTGCGGTGCTGCAGGTACTGCCATCGGCATGGACCAGACCTGGTACGCCGGTGTcattggaagaaaaatcGGAAAGTTCGGTGCAGAGATCGGTTTCGAGCTTGCCTTCGGTTTCGCCTTCATTGCCTACAACGTCACCAGACCTTTAGAGAGAAAATACTTCGGTCGCTAG